A single region of the Acidimicrobiales bacterium genome encodes:
- a CDS encoding TasA family protein, with protein MKTTRKILLSIGAVGAAASIAGLGTFATFTDTDSASATITAGTVTIDLADVGANNRLNVGASGMVPGDSLQRRVVLSNDGNQNLASVTLSTTAAASTLLTSDTTDGLQMKIEKCSVAWVESLTTPYTYTCAGTVSTVLARRAILGSTIALSGMASLTAGSSDDMVVTVDLPSTAGNNFQGLESVITYTFNATQRAGGSK; from the coding sequence ATGAAGACGACCCGCAAGATCCTGCTTTCCATCGGTGCAGTCGGGGCCGCAGCGAGCATCGCCGGGCTGGGGACCTTTGCGACCTTCACCGACACCGACAGCGCCAGCGCCACCATCACAGCGGGAACCGTCACGATCGACCTGGCCGACGTCGGGGCCAACAACCGCCTCAACGTGGGGGCCAGCGGCATGGTGCCGGGCGACTCCCTGCAGCGCCGGGTCGTGCTCAGCAACGACGGCAACCAGAACCTGGCCTCCGTCACCCTGAGCACCACGGCTGCGGCCAGCACCCTGCTGACCAGCGACACCACCGACGGCTTGCAGATGAAGATCGAGAAGTGCTCGGTGGCCTGGGTGGAATCCCTCACCACGCCGTACACCTACACGTGCGCCGGCACCGTCTCCACAGTGCTCGCTCGGCGGGCCATCCTCGGCAGCACGATCGCCCTCTCGGGCATGGCGTCGCTGACCGCAGGCTCCAGTGACGACATGGTGGTCACCGTCGACCTGCCCAGCACGGCGGGCAACAACTTCCAGGGCCTCGAGTCGGTCATCACCTACACCTTCAACGCCACCCAGCGGGCGGGCGGCAGCAAGTAA
- a CDS encoding CCA tRNA nucleotidyltransferase: MIPQRFLPLRDQTADLAERFARAGKALYLVGGVVRDALLDRVREEDDLDFTTDALPDEIEALIAGEAEAVWLQGKRFGTIGCVWQGRRCEITTHRAEAYTPDSRKPEVAFSDVVDADLSRRDFTVNAMALRLPDFELIDPFGGIADLAAARLRTPLSPEESFADDPLRMLRAARFLAGYGLTPEPALVAAVEAMHARLEIVSAERVRDEFDKLIVVPRPGPGLWFLVETGLADEFLPELAAMRLEQDPIHRHKDVLAHTIAVVENTTSDRWLRLAALFHDVGKPKTRSIGPAGVSFHHHEVVGARMTRDRMKALRYSTDDVEAVSRLVELHLRFHGYREGDGGWTDAAVRRYARDAGPLLDRLNELTRCDCTTRNKRKAAELATRMDQLEERIERLREQESLDSLRPDLDGRQVMEHLGVRPGRVVGEALAMLLELRLEEGPLGEEEAYRRLDQWWASRSRATD, from the coding sequence GTGATCCCCCAGCGCTTCCTTCCTCTTCGCGACCAGACGGCCGACCTGGCCGAGCGGTTCGCGCGGGCGGGAAAGGCGCTGTACCTGGTGGGCGGCGTGGTGCGCGACGCCCTGCTCGACCGGGTGCGCGAGGAGGACGACCTCGACTTCACCACCGACGCCCTGCCCGACGAGATCGAGGCGTTGATCGCAGGCGAGGCCGAGGCGGTGTGGCTGCAGGGCAAGCGGTTCGGGACCATCGGGTGCGTGTGGCAGGGGCGCCGGTGCGAGATCACCACGCACCGGGCCGAGGCCTACACGCCCGACTCGCGCAAGCCCGAGGTGGCGTTCTCCGACGTTGTCGACGCCGACCTCAGCCGGCGCGACTTCACGGTCAACGCCATGGCGTTGCGGCTGCCCGACTTCGAGCTCATCGACCCGTTCGGGGGGATTGCCGACCTGGCTGCGGCCCGGCTGCGCACGCCGTTGTCGCCCGAGGAGTCCTTCGCCGACGACCCGCTGCGCATGCTGCGCGCCGCCCGCTTCCTGGCCGGGTACGGGCTGACGCCGGAGCCTGCGTTGGTGGCCGCCGTCGAGGCCATGCATGCCCGGTTGGAGATCGTGTCGGCCGAGCGGGTGCGCGACGAGTTCGACAAGCTGATCGTCGTGCCGCGCCCGGGGCCGGGGCTGTGGTTCCTGGTGGAGACGGGGCTGGCCGACGAGTTCCTGCCCGAGTTGGCGGCCATGCGGTTGGAGCAGGACCCGATTCATCGGCACAAGGACGTGCTGGCCCACACCATCGCCGTGGTGGAGAACACCACATCGGACCGGTGGCTGCGGCTGGCGGCGCTGTTCCACGACGTGGGCAAGCCCAAGACCCGCTCGATCGGGCCCGCGGGCGTGTCGTTCCACCACCACGAGGTGGTGGGTGCGCGCATGACGCGCGACCGGATGAAGGCGCTGCGGTACTCGACCGACGACGTCGAGGCGGTGTCGCGCCTGGTCGAACTGCACCTGCGCTTCCACGGCTACCGGGAAGGCGACGGCGGCTGGACCGACGCCGCCGTGCGCCGTTACGCCCGTGATGCCGGGCCGTTGCTCGACCGGCTGAACGAGCTCACCCGCTGCGACTGCACCACCCGCAACAAGCGCAAGGCGGCCGAGCTGGCGACGCGCATGGACCAGTTGGAGGAGCGCATCGAGCGGCTGCGGGAGCAGGAGTCGCTCGACTCGTTGCGCCCCGACCTCGACGGCCGCCAGGTCATGGAGCACCTCGGCGTGCGCCCGGGCCGCGTGGTGGGCGAAGCGCTAGCCATGCTGCTGGAGCTCCGCCTGGAAGAAGGCCCGCTGGGCGAAGAAGAGGCCTACCGCCGCTTGGACCAGTGGTGGGCGTCACGCTCGCGGGCCACCGACTGA
- a CDS encoding helix-turn-helix transcriptional regulator: MEDAEQAAAVMPTAFQNVLRTRRAERSLRGLAKAAGVAPGTLLHLESHGGDPRLTTFIALATALGVPPPDLLAELLSTSSPDMPVEASPNWRDEATWRAVAESLLRELDRRKDDDALSFLDHAVLADVTRLCVKRMSPATTVLLETAGDDALKLMLYDNDTVVEITPAVLPSSPSTADLDALQTALRSVDWGAPPGRAFVTFITWAPIASVRLAEHQLGELIAAKPGDPLGPPSVAASGDEPPAYCAVHLQRGDLRVLVASVGLDLTAPLGQVHHLVPPSHSP, encoded by the coding sequence ATGGAGGACGCCGAACAAGCCGCTGCGGTGATGCCGACGGCCTTTCAGAATGTGCTTCGCACCCGGCGCGCCGAGCGCAGCCTCCGCGGCCTCGCCAAGGCGGCCGGCGTGGCACCCGGCACCCTCCTGCATCTCGAATCCCACGGTGGCGATCCTCGGCTTACGACCTTCATCGCTCTCGCCACTGCGCTCGGCGTGCCGCCGCCGGACCTCCTCGCCGAGCTGCTCTCGACCTCGTCGCCCGACATGCCCGTGGAGGCCTCGCCCAATTGGCGCGATGAGGCAACGTGGCGCGCCGTCGCCGAAAGCCTGTTGCGGGAACTCGACCGCCGCAAGGACGACGACGCCTTGTCCTTCCTCGACCACGCCGTGCTGGCGGACGTGACGCGCCTGTGCGTTAAGCGGATGAGCCCGGCGACGACAGTGCTTTTGGAGACGGCGGGCGACGATGCGCTGAAGCTGATGCTCTACGACAACGACACGGTCGTGGAGATAACCCCGGCCGTGCTCCCGAGCTCGCCGTCGACAGCGGATCTCGATGCACTGCAGACGGCGCTGCGATCGGTGGACTGGGGAGCGCCGCCGGGGCGGGCGTTCGTCACGTTCATCACGTGGGCGCCGATTGCATCGGTCCGCTTGGCCGAGCATCAACTCGGCGAACTGATCGCCGCAAAGCCGGGCGATCCTCTCGGGCCGCCTTCGGTCGCGGCGTCGGGAGACGAGCCGCCGGCCTACTGCGCGGTACACCTCCAGCGCGGCGATCTGCGCGTGCTCGTGGCCTCCGTGGGGCTCGACCTGACAGCACCGCTCGGTCAAGTCCACCATCTCGTCCCGCCGTCCCACAGCCCATGA
- a CDS encoding signal peptidase I: MRRLATLALTAGRLLGPVFVACSALVFCALALGPRTGAYRTYTVLTASMRPDMPEGTIVVSTPVAIPQVKVGDVITYRIPVEDRRVVTHRVVEVVKPGTVVTKGDANNAPDAWVAELQGQKVWKVRAAIPGVGYAFEKLRAPLARQLVLFAVPLLLAVLWLKDIWRDDDELPVTTLRPHPQPLDARGALAVVALLSVGALASRQRA, translated from the coding sequence ATGCGTCGACTCGCCACACTCGCCCTCACTGCAGGCCGGCTCCTCGGGCCGGTCTTCGTCGCGTGCTCGGCCCTCGTCTTCTGCGCCCTCGCCCTGGGGCCGCGCACCGGCGCCTACCGCACCTACACCGTGCTCACCGCCAGCATGCGCCCCGACATGCCGGAGGGCACGATCGTGGTGTCGACGCCGGTCGCCATTCCTCAGGTCAAGGTCGGCGACGTCATCACCTATCGCATCCCCGTCGAGGACCGGCGCGTCGTCACCCATCGGGTCGTCGAGGTGGTCAAGCCCGGCACCGTGGTGACCAAGGGCGACGCCAACAACGCCCCCGACGCGTGGGTGGCCGAGCTCCAAGGCCAAAAGGTGTGGAAGGTGCGAGCCGCCATTCCCGGCGTGGGCTACGCCTTCGAGAAGCTGCGCGCGCCCCTGGCCCGCCAGCTCGTGCTCTTCGCCGTCCCCCTCCTCCTCGCCGTGTTGTGGCTCAAGGACATCTGGCGGGACGACGACGAACTTCCGGTGACGACACTGCGGCCGCACCCGCAACCCCTCGACGCCCGCGGGGCACTGGCCGTCGTCGCCCTCCTGTCCGTCGGCGCCCTGGCATCGCGGCAGCGTGCGTGA
- a CDS encoding fibronectin type III domain-containing protein: protein MRDRAASVLAVLTALLLTASVASASFLDGASVSATVSTDTLQPPTNLAAGHGPCTAAVMASITLTWTATASTWADGYEVRASLLSGGPYTAIGTVGGRSTTTFTATGLSFATTYHYVVQATKGNWRSAPTAQVSRTTLSPLCN from the coding sequence GTGCGTGACCGAGCGGCATCCGTCCTCGCCGTGCTCACGGCGTTGCTGCTGACCGCCTCGGTGGCGTCGGCGTCGTTCCTCGACGGCGCGTCCGTGTCGGCCACGGTGTCGACCGACACCCTGCAGCCCCCCACCAACCTGGCGGCGGGCCACGGGCCGTGCACCGCAGCCGTGATGGCGTCGATCACCCTGACGTGGACGGCGACGGCGTCGACGTGGGCCGACGGCTACGAGGTGCGGGCCTCGCTGCTCTCGGGCGGCCCCTACACCGCCATCGGCACCGTCGGCGGACGAAGCACCACGACGTTCACCGCCACCGGCCTGTCGTTCGCCACCACCTACCACTACGTGGTGCAGGCAACCAAGGGGAACTGGCGCAGCGCGCCGACGGCGCAGGTGTCGCGCACCACGCTCAGCCCCCTGTGTAACTAG
- a CDS encoding cysteine dioxygenase family protein, which yields MRTAAIDSLVDAVDAALANGDGSDRARCDGMRPAMAALLAAADPIPAWAYEPYEGEAVGNLLHADPDGRFHVLAVVFPEGTSSGVHHHGCWGVIGYLQGGDEETRYDDERAETSRHVWHQGDITYLLPDEGEGWHRVRNPGPGTGVSVHVLCRLPADHPHAFYDRSTGKVVPFPFVEVAPNRWRAMLSQGKRLFGSSRT from the coding sequence GTGAGGACTGCCGCAATCGATTCATTGGTGGACGCCGTGGACGCCGCGCTGGCCAACGGTGACGGGTCGGATCGGGCGCGGTGCGACGGCATGCGGCCGGCCATGGCGGCGCTGCTGGCGGCGGCCGATCCCATCCCGGCCTGGGCGTACGAGCCCTACGAAGGCGAGGCGGTCGGCAACCTCTTGCACGCCGATCCCGACGGGCGCTTCCACGTGCTCGCCGTGGTGTTCCCCGAGGGGACGTCGAGTGGCGTGCACCACCACGGCTGCTGGGGCGTGATCGGCTACCTCCAGGGTGGCGACGAAGAGACCCGCTACGACGACGAGCGGGCCGAGACGTCACGCCACGTTTGGCACCAGGGCGACATCACCTACCTGCTGCCCGACGAAGGCGAAGGCTGGCACCGGGTGCGCAACCCCGGCCCTGGCACCGGCGTGAGCGTGCACGTCCTGTGCCGCCTGCCCGCCGACCACCCCCACGCCTTCTACGACCGCTCGACCGGCAAGGTCGTGCCCTTCCCGTTCGTCGAGGTAGCACCAAACCGCTGGCGGGCCATGCTTTCCCAAGGGAAACGGCTGTTTGGGTCTTCGCGCACTTGA